ATAAAATTCTTATCTCAGCTTATAGTAGTTGCTTATTTTTTAACAACAATCTTGGATGCTTTCCTAAATTGTAGTTAAATGATGAGAAAAGCCCTTTTCAGAGAACATTTGTTAATCAGGTATGGCTATGAAATGCTATtggttatatatttttgggaCATACATTGTCAATCAACTTTATTTCTTAAACTTTGAATGTCACTGTGGAGATTCTAAACATATTTGTTCAAGTTTCTGTTACTATTAACAGCGTACAaccttattttcttatttggtCAATTGGACTTCTTATTTATTGTTAGTTCTTAgtgaaaatattatacaaaccaTTTAGTATCCATATAgatcaatttatattatatggaATTAAAAGTTGGAACTCACTAATTTATTGCATCAACATACTTCCTTTAACTGTAAAATATTTCTCCATCATATTTCTGTAACTAAGAGTTTTTACTAGGAACTTCAATGTGGATTATGTTCTTATGCTGATTTGATTGTGGTTATTTCTTCATGAGTTATCATTCTTGTTTTTCAAGATTTACTTTCTGGTATATAATCCACAGGTTAAAAGATGTGCTGAGATGTCCCGGAAACTACGTTTTATCAAAGATCAGATACATAAAGCTTGTTTGACACCATCTTCTAATTCATCTTCTCAATCTGATACTGATTTAGAAGAATTAGAGGTCTGTTTCATTTTGTCACCAATCACCATCTACAGATCAATATTTCTGATGCTCCGGCTGTTACTTATTATAGTTGTTTCTACTGATCTTAGATTCAACTTGCTGAGCATGAGCATGGGTTAAGTGAAATGAATGCTAATAGTGAGAAACTGCAGCGGACATACAATGAGCTGCTTGAGTTTAAGATGGTATTGCAGAAGGTACATTATCAAACTATTGATGTTTATCCTAAAAAGGAATTAGGATAAATAATTTGTAAACAATATGGAGTACTTtgaatatttactattttaattagtactctcttcgtcccactAACAGTGGCTTATTTGATTTTAGCAGTAGATTAAGAaagtattttgtgtgttaagtggtaGGTCCACAAAAGTTGacttaactttttttatgtataaaagGTTTCTTTTATTGGACTAGGCCACTTAAAGTGGGGTAGCTCAGGCCACTTATGGTGGGACAGAAGGAAGAGAAAATTTTGAGTGTCTAACACAGCACTTCCTCACGTgcttacttttatttttcagagACTGCATATCAGTGAAGGAAACATTACGTTCTGTTACTTTTTGTTTATGATAAATGGCATCAATTTGTACTTGCAGTTATGGACCTGACAAGAAGTTTATATCAATGTAGTTGTTGAATAATCTTTTACTTGTAATTGACTAGATTCACCAGGAGAAATACCACGACATCGTGATGACATGATTTCACATACTCAAATTCTTAAGCCATGTTTGCCAATAGACTATTGCCACTTCCATCTAGGAAAAGATCATAGAAGTATGAGGCATGCCTTTTACCTTCCAAACTGAAGGCAGAAATCAGCATATTaccaaaaattatgaaaaccAGGATCATGCTAAAACTTCAGGAGGCAAACGTTTCATTGTCCAACTGAATCTAATATGTTAACTGGAGATGTATTGGCTCAACAATCAGATTAAATATTCTTTCTATCCTCCATCACCTTATAGTCTAGtctgttttttgttttgctaTTTCGGGGTATCATATTTGTTCAATACAAGATTCCATTCATCTCAAAAAACATGGTAACTCCAGGCAGGAGACCTCCTTTTACCAAGTGAGAGTCCTATGACAGCCCAGGATACAGAATTAAAGGACAATGTCCATATTAGTAATGATTATGCAGACACCTCGTCACTGCTGGATCAGGTAAGAACAATAAGGCTTGAGTACATTATGAATCAATTTTGTTATTGTATTCAGGTAGGTTTTCTAATTTCCAGGAGATGCTAAATGGACCTTCTAATCAGTGTGGTGTGGGATTTGTTAGTGGTATCATCCCTAAATCTAAAGTCCTAAGATTTGAGAGGATGCTCTTTCGTACAACAAGgggaaacatgcttttcaatCAGGCACCAGCTTATGACCAAATCCTGGATCCTGCAACAAATGAGATGGtattgtttctttatttttatttttggagaaTATATTAGCACTTCTAATTTGAATGTGGAAGTTAAGCCATGAAAGGAAGCCTCAGGCatgttatttttgaaaaatagattGAACACTTACTGTTTGGTTTTGCATCTGCAGGTTGAGAAAACAGTTTTCATCGTATCATTCTCAGGGGAACAGGTGAGAAtaaaaattctgaaaatttgTGAAGCTTTTGGTGCAAATTGCTATCCTGTTCCAGAAGAAATGACCAAGCGGAGGCATATAACTCAAGAGGTATGTTTGTAACTGGATCGCTTTCGTGTTTCAATACACAgaaaataaacacatatatgCCTTTCTGTGATTCTTGTTATGGcaatatagatatataaatataatttctagTTTCCTACTTCATTCAATACACATGAGGGCTCAGTTCCATTGAGACTCCTCTTATTTGGCTAAAAGTGTGGTATAGTTCTCATGCAGAGTAAGAAGATGAACAAAAGTACTGTGCATTTTTCCTGATAAACTAGATCCCATGAGACAGATATAAGTAGCCATCTAGCTCCAGCCCCATGTTGTACTAAAACCTTCAATTTAATCAACCACTGGCTCAGGAACTGTTAATAATCAACAGCTGACAACAGTCTTCAAAGTGGACTGTTTGAAATGATTTTCCCGTAACTACATGTTTGACGGCATCTCTTTGCCTTCGTCAGGTTCTATCACACCTGTCTGATCTGAAGACAACCTTAGAGGCTGGCCTCTGTCATCGAGATAAGGTTTTGACATCCATTGGATTTCACCTCCCTAAGTGGATGAACATGGTAGGACTGAGCTGCTGTAGTTTCTGTTTAAGTTTGAAAATCATTGATgctttagtatacaaactaatttaatttcttgacTCCTCCCTCTAGGTGAAAAGGGAAAAGGCTGTTTATGACACATTAAATATGCTGAATTTTGATGTCACAAAGAAGTGTTTGGTGGGTGAGGGTTGGTGTCCTATCTTTTCTAAAACTAAGGTACTTTTACTATATACGCTCTTTTTGTTTGTGGAAGTAACGGGAGCGCTTCATCCAGTATAACATTTATTGAAAGGGATGAGATCTGGCTACATATTGCAGATACAGGAAGCTCTGCAACGTGCAACATGTGATAGTAATTCACAAGCTGATATAATCTTTCACGTGAAGGACTCAGTTGAGTCTCCTCCAACATATTTTCAAACCAACAATTTCACATATGCATATCAAGAAATTGTTAATGCATATGGGTAAGCCAGTATGTTTGAGCTGTATCTTTTGTGTATTACATCAGcttcttatttatatattaaatttctgtctagttttgttttgttgagtAATTGAATTTACCAATATCACTGTAACATTGTTGTCTTTAATTTCTGTGTTTCTGATGCAAACCTTTATCTGGCAGTGTTGCTAAATACCAGGAGGCGAACCCTGCAGTTTATACAATTATTACGTTTCCGTTTCTTTTTGCTGTCATGTTCGGGGACTGGGGTCATGGTATATGCTTGTTATTAGGGGCGCTGATCCTAATTGTCCGTGAAAAGAAACTTGGTTCTCAAGTATGCCATCTACTTTTGGAGTTTCAATAGCATGAGTTTACCAACTATATATTTGCACTTGCAGACacaattttgctatttttattGCCTTTCTCAGTGGCTATTTGAATTTTCGTGCTACtgttatgcatttaattttacttcaGGTTTCTTTGATACAACAAACTAAGGAGAAgatattgttgttttgttggaTTCTAAAGTTCATGAAATCTATAATCAAACTACTTTACATTGGTTTATATTCTTGAACATGCCCCAGAATTTGGTTATCATTTTCTCTTGCGGGACTTGCAGAGATTAGCcttaatacaataaatatgCTTGCTTGGTATGTTatgtgaattaaaataattaatcatgatATTTGCTTCTGAAAATTTATGTTGGAAGGAATTGTATTTAGAAGGAAATGTTAGGTTGCTCGtgtttgattaatttagagtttgataaatttgtgtataattttactCAAAAGAAAAGGCAAAGAAGTTATAAAGGACTAGTTGGTTCTGAGAAGTACTTGTTGCATGGCCTTGGTCATTTGGCTCAATGGCTGTGTATTTTCATGATATATTGAGctgatttaaaattaattcagaAGAAAATTTAACAACTGTAATCAACTTCTCATCATGGATAgaagaaggaataaagtaACCAAGTTTTTTCAGCTATTGGTTACCATGTCAGAGATGCTATATCTAAACTGGGAGTAAATATATACAATTCGTACAGAGTAAAATCTCTTCTCTAATGAGTGGACAAGATGGTCATGTTAATTGAACTTTTACTTTCTTATGTGTTGAGCACTGTATATGctaaattcttatttattagtataacaAATTGTTTACTCCATCAATCTATTTGCTCTCATTTCTTTCAGTTATTCATATCTTAAATGTTCATTTCCTACAGAAACTTGGCAGCTTCATGGAGATGCTATTTGGTGGTCGATATGTACTCCTCCTGATGTctctcttttcaatttattgtGGCTTGATATACAACGAATTTTTTTCCGTTCCTTTTAACATATTTGGAAGCTCTGCCTATCGATGCCGGGATGCTACATGCAGGTAAAAATGAGTGTGTGATTACTGTTGATCAGGTTTACGTAGGAATGATGGAATAAATCCTTCAAATTTATAGTGACATGGGACATAATGCACAAGAATATAGGAAGTCTCACTTGGGCTCCTTTAATAGTCAGATTGGCTATGAAATTGGTCTATTCTATATCTATCTTCCTTCACTTCCACAGTAGAATGGTTTCTATTCCATCTAAAACGTGGAAGTACATAATAAGTACTCAAAATAAGTAACCTTTTCTGGCTATGTGTTTTCAATGGAATTTGGTTGATTATCTTGTTCCTGAGATTAGCAGTATTATAATCTTTCTATAGAATCTTCAAGTTAGAAAACTGACACATGTACTACATGGGCACCCAAACTTTTTCTATAAGCTCATTTTACTATTGCATTAATTAGGAATCATTTGGGCCTTTCACTGGACAAGTTAAAATAAAGTGAAGCCTATTAACCATAAATCTTTTCTCATATTCTAtatttagtatgaaaaagtcTGTATTATTACAAGGTTATCTCCTATGTTCTCTGCTAACACTAACCAATCTGGTTTTCATACTGTTCCATTTCATTGTCATCTATACCTGTCTATTTATCCACATTTTTCTGATGTGTTTTAGTACTCTTGcctgtcatttttatttgtttatgtataACTAACATTGTTTCTCTCTTTCCCGACTCGACAGTGAATCTCGTTCTATTGGTTTAGTCAAATATCATGACACATATCCATTTGGCGTGGATCCAAGTTGGCGTGGAAGTCGTTCTGAGCTGCCTTTcttaaattctttaaaaatgaaaatgtctaTTTTGTTCGGCATTGCACAAATGAATTTAGGAATCATCCTAAGTTATTTTAATGCTCGCCACTTTCGCAGCTTGCTTGATATTAAGTATGTTGTCTCAACtgttctttttttcaaaaactcCTAATCTTTCACAGCCAAAAACTTATTCAACTCTCTTTCCAGGTATCAGTTTGTACCTCAAATGATCTTCCTTAACAGTCTGTTTGGGTATCTTTCACTTCTCATCATTACCAAATGGTGTACTGGTTCTGAAGCAGACCTTTATCATGTGATGATTTACATGTTCTTGAGTCCTTTCGAAGACTTAGGTGAAAACCAGCTGTTTTGGGGTCAGAGCTTTTTCCAGGCATGCTTGTTATAAATCTTATGTTACTGGTGACattgtatataatatatacatatgctgatatttactaatttacattatttttaggTTATATTGTTGCTTTTGGCTGTTATTGCTGTTCCATGGATGCTCTTTCCAAAACCTTATATTTTGAAGAAACTCCACTCTGAGGTACTTCCAATGTTTTTAGCTCTGCCGTGTATCTCTCTTTAGCCCCTTTATCCTGGGAGATGGTTGTGGAAACTCTGCTCTATATTGGCACCTGTACGGTTATATTTCTTTTGCCTGTCTAATTTCTTTTATGATAGATTTCTACCATAACCATCTTTCGCTTTGTGTCCTGATTACATTGAAACAAATATTGACTTTGCCATTTGTGTGTGTATCTAAAAGAGATTTCAAGGCCGAACATATCAGAGTCTTGAAACCTCCGACATCTATACTGACAGGGACTACGATTCTGCAAGCCAATCGGACCCTGAGGAATTTGATTTTACCGAGGTATTTGTGCATCAAATGATACACACCATCGAATTTGTACTTGGTGCAGTATCAAATACTGCGTCATATCTCCGGCTGTGGGCTTTGAGGTAGGATCAATTCCATCATGTAGTGAAGTTCCATCTTGGCTATCAATCTCGTAATCcgtttttgtttattttggcAGTTTGGCCCACTCGGAGTTATCGACTGTTTTCTACGAAAAAGTTCTCCTTCTTGCGTGGGGGTAAGTTTTCTTATCAATGGGCCCAAAGCCTTGTACAATTATTGATGCCCTTTGACTCCAATAGACTCCTTGCATTGTTAATGAAACCTCCCTTCAATATTGTTTTGGCTTTCTCAAAGACATTCTGCATTTGGCCCACTTCGCATTTCTGGGgttaatttctatttctagTCAATTATGCTTCATGCTAATTGCTAACAGTTATGTAAAGTTAGTTGACATGAAAAGgacaaaaaaatactagtactacccaaatttcccaaattttttGCTTGTGATCAACTACCCTTTTATTCTTGGCGTATAAATGGTTGCCTTGCTTGACCTGAGATGAAGGTTCTACACCATGCTAACAAAAAATTCCTCTTTTGGCCAAATGTTACTGAATGCAGGTATGACAGTCTCGTTATTCGTTTGGTGGGTCTGGCAGTTTTTGCTTTTGCCACAGCATTTATACTACTCATGATGGAGACACTCAGTGCTTTCCTCCATGCCCTGCGTCTTCATTGGGTGGAGTTTCAGAATAAGTTCTACAGCGGCGATGGCTACAAATTTGAACCCTTTTCGTTTGCTGCATTGAATGATGGTGAAGATTAGAACCTCCAAGTTCCACGTCCATTTGGCATTTTTGCGAGGAAGTAGCAGCGAGGAAGATGAAATCTCTTGGTGTGCCTTCTGATTGTAGAGTTGGACACGGACAATGGGCTGCTACTCTCGAAATTCAACATCATACATACATAGGCTCAAGACTATAGATGCAATGGTCTATGTCTTTCCATAAGGTGTGTATGTAAACCATATCCTCCTAGTGTGAAGGAGTTATACACTTCTCTGTGCGTAAACTGTCTATATTTTGTTCGTTCTTGGGGATGCATTATTTGGGTCTTCTTGCTAGCCATACATAACTTTCATAAACAACAATCACTGCTTAGCTGCATGTGCTATATGCTATGCGATTATTGATTCTTTACCTGTttcaaataatcaatattCATCAGTATTACAGTAATGGCAATAGTTGGATAACATTGGATGGTTTAGCTGTTTGCTCAGACGCCTCAGTTATATGAGtagctgtgtgtgtgtgcaatgCTTATTTGATAACTATGAGTGGTCTTTGCGTGAATAAAAACTCATGCTGCGAACTTTTATTAACTTTagtaatttgaattattgataTCAACCAAATCCAATACACCAATGATGCAGCAAAATCAATacatatttgaatatttcactaCAACATGACTCAGATCAACCAACCCTACCAATTTTAAGATTTATGGTACTTGTAGGAAGATGCACACACAAGATAGAACACCAGATTCAAAGCTCCTATCCCACTGCACAACCAATACACATTGTCCAGTCTCCCTTTGTTTATATTGTTGGGCAACCATGCCGTCGCATTCTGCACTGCATCGATGACAAGATTGCTCGAATAGTAGCCCCCTGCGACGGTCAAAGCAACAACAGCGGTTGCAGTGCTCTTGAACGAAGCTGGGAATTCTTGGTAACAGAATGCAACTTGTCCGGCAAAATGGAACCCTTCTGACACTCCAACAATGGCTAGCTGTGGCGCCAGCCACAACAACGACATAGGAACCACTCTGAGATCATGCGATCTCGCCTCCCTCAATCTCTTCGCCTCCACAAGTGCCGCAACAATGCTGCTGACTATAGTGATGACGTGGCCAATGCCAATGCGTTGCAGGTGCGTGGGAGGCCTAGTGGGAGCGAGCTTTACCCAGAGCGGGAATACAAGGCGGTCCAACAATGGTATTGTGACACAGGTTCCGATGAGCGAACACAAATGGATTGAAGCAACTGGGATTTTGAAATGAGAGTTGAGACGATTGTCCATGGTTTTGCCTTGTATGATCATGAAACTCATCAGCACTGCTATAGGTATACACAGTATCAAACCACTTATCCATATTGGCACAATCTTGACTAGCCTTTTCAGATCTTCAACTTGTTGCACTGTGCATAATTTCCATGGATTCACTATCTTTGAACTAGACTCTTCTTCACTCTTCACCGCTGCACGGTTCAAGAACCTGCAAATTTAACCAAATATAGTTTAAACTATGAAGCTAGTATTAATTATAGCATATCAAGTGATAATAAACTTACTTGAAAAACGGCGTGGGACAGTTTAAACCATCTCCATCATGATGATAGTCTCCAGTTTGTGGTGAGAGAGACATCTTCCTTTTCTTGATGGCTGCAACGATGACACAAGCCAAGCTCTTGAAAGGGCTGGCAGTGGGCTTGACAAAGCGATAAAATTTTGTGCCACAGAGGAAGACCACCAAGCCAAACAGATTGGCCATGGTGAAGATGGTGAAGCCCCAGCCCCAGCCTAGGTGTTCCTCCACGTATACCATGACCGTTACGCTCACGAAGTTTATCAAGTAGAGTGTGAAAAGGTACCAATTGAAGAATATCCCTTGATGTTTTGTGGTGTCTAGCTGATCTGCTCCCATGGATGCAAGAGTGAAGCGCGTGCCTCCGTCTCCCACAGAGAGAAGAGCCAAGCTGAGGTACAGAAGGCCGGCTTGAAGAGGCGTTGGATGCTTGCAGAAAATGGAACCCTTTACACAACTAGGAGGCCTCAAATGGCTCACTGTTGCAGATAGTAGCAACAGCACTACCCCCTGCATAATTCTTGAAAATATTCAtctctttcttttgtttatgaaaaaaggagagagaaacaTTCACAGACATACCAGCAAGGAAATGAAGGAGGAGAAGCAGATGACAGAAAAGCAGCCAGCAAATGAATCAGCAATGATTGCAGCAAAGATGGGGATGAAAGCCAAGGTTCCATTGACATAGTTGGTGATTTTAGCAGCAGATGCATCTTCAAAGTGGAACTCATCTTTCAAGAATGTAATAAGGTTGACGCTTAATCCAGATGCCAGTGCCAACAAACCACCCGTTGCTGTTTttccacaaaaaaaagtgaaactTGTAAAATTGTAAAGATGGCTCTAGCTTGAGTTGTTATTGAAAGAGACAAGAAAAGGAACCTATGAAGAAAGGAAATGTGATCCATCCGCCGAGAGCACGGCGCAGAAGTGCAGGTGCTTCACTCTCCATCGGTTCCCTCTCTAAGTTGTTCtgtttattttctgttttttacaATGTTGAAGGTTGAATAATATGAGGATGGAATCGAACGGTAAACATTCATTTGTACTTTGTCATATGCTAATTACTGTGTTAGTAAGAGtcaactataaaaaaaaagtctatggatcattttttatttacactTTTTTGTCTTAACATTATTCTATTAGAAaatttgccttttttttatttattggatacAAGGCAAGAATTTTATTGTAATCCTCCCCCCGTcctgattaagagtcacactttgaccggataCGGATTTTTAAGAAGTGTTTGAATATGTAATAAATGGAGTTAGGTAGTGGAATGTAGAACCTCTTTGACTTTTTgtgtgtaataaatttgtTAGGTAATGACATTTTGTGTAATAAATGGAGTTAGTGATGtccaaatatagtaagtagtgtgactcttaatcgggaatggaccaaaatggaaaagtatgactcttaatcggggacggagggagtaatacataAATAGATAGAGTATAACATTCATTATACGATTATctatgtatataaaattttgtaaaataggtctaattttgtaatatattattgagaagacaaaataaacccaaataaaaaatggatacATGTAAAAAACATAAGGGataaatgagagaaaaaaaagggatAAATGTGAGAagtcaaatttaataaatagagaaacaaagaagagagagaaatcatAGATaaagagatgagagagatataaataatggagtacCAAAATAGTCATTAGGAgaaaaaagtggaaaatacTAATAGTAGAACAATGCATCAAATATGATTATGACCAGCAATGACGGACGCAGGATACAAAGCTCGTGGGGTCGAACAgagtaaaaattaatacttatataatatttttaaaactacttttttaaataataatattaaatatttttatataataaattatgttaagaaaatttattaaattgttttgtatcgactgaaattttataaaattatattacttagtaattaacaaaataagaagaaacTTATAATATTATGGGATGCCTTAAATTAGATTTCCGCGAAATGAATACAAtgatttagaatattaaaaaaaaaaactcatttatGGAAGCTCAAATCCCCAACGCCTAAATCTCAAAATactaaatcacacttttataaagtagtatattttatttttataataaaataaattaatacaatataaaatttatttttttatttataattaaaggaaaatataacTCCTATTACTAGATAGACAAGATGTTAAAAATGGACTCCCAGTGCTGAATAGAGGTTgtacaaaattatactactagtttttACTTCTATCTTTTGACttaaagtatttatttttaaattttgtatttaaatatttttgtaaaataatcatGTGACAAGTtatcaacaattttttaaaatcaataatttagaaGTGAATTATcgttaaaaatagaaattataatcataaaataatattaatagtagtagtaactaACCTAAATAAGGCCACTAAGTTAAAATTAGACAGCCATTAAGTTAAAAAACAAGAGTTGAAACATTAAGAAACGTTATCTTCCTCGTCAAAACTGTCTGCGGCTCTCTTCCTCCCCCTTTCCTTTCTCCTCTTTTCTTCCGACTGATTCTCCTCcatctctttttatttttcggcAATGGGCAATTGATTCGAGTGCCCTGGTGGGGATCTGCCTCACTGGGTCAAGGCAGGGCTGCGTGGGGTCGGAGGTCCATGAAATGAAGATTCCGGCACCTCTCGACGGACTCCGGTGGGGTCGGTCGACCCCACCCGACCCCACCTTGGTCCGTCATTGATGACCAGATAGATACCTTTcgtgatatttaattttacgcATTGAAAATGCAAACACAATTGTTTAGAGgcttttttataattcaatgCACGTAAGaattgatcaaattcatataattatagtatgtTTTTGCCTtctttgtattgatattgAATACCTGATTGCCAATTGCTACTTTAAAATCaatgtcaattttaaatttgattgtgATTTACAGGTAAAAAATTCGTATGCctaatccaaatccaaaattgttaaggagtagttttttttggCATGCTTTACCAAAAAAACATGGTGcctaaataattcaattcttTCACTTTGTCCCTAATAAATGGATTCAAAAGCATAATGGGGTTTGCCTTTTTTTTAGGTTAATTAGGGGTCCAATTAAtctatatgtatttattaattaatgaagaaGTGGGGCATAATGGGGTTTGCCTTTTTTTTAGGTTAATTAGGGGTCCAATTAAtctatatgtatttattaattaatgaagaaGTGGGAGAAACTAAGAAAACAccttatttcaaatttttcaacAGATGCAAAATGGTATGACTCTCCCGTATATATAGTTATCCTAACTTATTCTAGAAATCTCTAACCCTCCCGAGTTCCCCTACGACAACGCAAAGGTGGTCGGGTCCTCCCACGAGTGGCTAGCCTTAATAAACCAGCGCACCGCCAGAGCCCTCGTCTCCACGCTAATCCTCTCCACACCCCCTGACGACGAGTGATGCCGAGGCCACAGCCACAGCCACGAGTGGGTCCCCTTCGGCAACCTATACTCCACTATCCAAAGGATTAGGATGATTTCGTGTTTTCATCCAAAAGCAATGTTCAGCAATTGGGGGTTGGAGGACTGGGATCTAACAAATTTGGATTCTCCCAAATTAGCTTGGATTGGGAGAAACGATGGAACCTCATTTTTTAAGCATACTTCTGCATaagggagtgatcaattgctaactcatcatttaattgctaactacatctaatttaaggccacatgattttaaaaaacgtgtggtctacaatttgccacgtgtaattttaatttttattaattaaatcgaaaaaagataaaaaaacccgccaaattagggttttggatgaaaatgtcaatatagtgtttcaaaaatatcaacacaatgctttgagaatgtcaacacaaatttaggattgacattgtatatgctttatattgacatattatcttagctgCATTGACATTAAcctgtgtacgaaaaatacgaaaattctagatttttttttcaaattttgacgttggaacatatgcatgtagtatatcgttggaatccttataaaattatctttaatttgatatatgttatatgaatttaaagttttgggatttcttttaaaagttagttataactaacttgacattaatacccctattgatttttattggaattaatcctatagccttattgacgttttttgttgatcgtattgacattttgtggttgatgatgtaggcctttaatttgaatatctaatagcTATTATTaagttgtagttaacaattaagcat
The nucleotide sequence above comes from Salvia hispanica cultivar TCC Black 2014 chromosome 5, UniMelb_Shisp_WGS_1.0, whole genome shotgun sequence. Encoded proteins:
- the LOC125186163 gene encoding V-type proton ATPase subunit a1-like isoform X2, producing MEYIHNLPTMDLMRSEKMMFVQLILPVESAHRAVSYLGQLGLMQFRDLNDEKSPFQRTFVNQVKRCAEMSRKLRFIKDQIHKACLTPSSNSSSQSDTDLEELEIQLAEHEHGLSEMNANSEKLQRTYNELLEFKMVLQKAGDLLLPSESPMTAQDTELKDNVHISNDYADTSSLLDQEMLNGPSNQCGVGFVSGIIPKSKVLRFERMLFRTTRGNMLFNQAPAYDQILDPATNEMVEKTVFIVSFSGEQVRIKILKICEAFGANCYPVPEEMTKRRHITQEVLSHLSDLKTTLEAGLCHRDKVLTSIGFHLPKWMNMVKREKAVYDTLNMLNFDVTKKCLVGEGWCPIFSKTKIQEALQRATCDSNSQADIIFHVKDSVESPPTYFQTNNFTYAYQEIVNAYGVAKYQEANPAVYTIITFPFLFAVMFGDWGHGICLLLGALILIVREKKLGSQKLGSFMEMLFGGRYVLLLMSLFSIYCGLIYNEFFSVPFNIFGSSAYRCRDATCSESRSIGLVKYHDTYPFGVDPSWRGSRSELPFLNSLKMKMSILFGIAQMNLGIILSYFNARHFRSLLDIKYQFVPQMIFLNSLFGYLSLLIITKWCTGSEADLYHVMIYMFLSPFEDLGENQLFWGYIVAFGCYCCSMDALSKTLYFEETPL
- the LOC125186163 gene encoding V-type proton ATPase subunit a1-like isoform X1, with protein sequence MEYIHNLPTMDLMRSEKMMFVQLILPVESAHRAVSYLGQLGLMQFRDLNDEKSPFQRTFVNQVKRCAEMSRKLRFIKDQIHKACLTPSSNSSSQSDTDLEELEIQLAEHEHGLSEMNANSEKLQRTYNELLEFKMVLQKAGDLLLPSESPMTAQDTELKDNVHISNDYADTSSLLDQEMLNGPSNQCGVGFVSGIIPKSKVLRFERMLFRTTRGNMLFNQAPAYDQILDPATNEMVEKTVFIVSFSGEQVRIKILKICEAFGANCYPVPEEMTKRRHITQEVLSHLSDLKTTLEAGLCHRDKVLTSIGFHLPKWMNMVKREKAVYDTLNMLNFDVTKKCLVGEGWCPIFSKTKIQEALQRATCDSNSQADIIFHVKDSVESPPTYFQTNNFTYAYQEIVNAYGVAKYQEANPAVYTIITFPFLFAVMFGDWGHGICLLLGALILIVREKKLGSQKLGSFMEMLFGGRYVLLLMSLFSIYCGLIYNEFFSVPFNIFGSSAYRCRDATCSESRSIGLVKYHDTYPFGVDPSWRGSRSELPFLNSLKMKMSILFGIAQMNLGIILSYFNARHFRSLLDIKYQFVPQMIFLNSLFGYLSLLIITKWCTGSEADLYHVMIYMFLSPFEDLGENQLFWGQSFFQVILLLLAVIAVPWMLFPKPYILKKLHSERFQGRTYQSLETSDIYTDRDYDSASQSDPEEFDFTEVFVHQMIHTIEFVLGAVSNTASYLRLWALSLAHSELSTVFYEKVLLLAWGYDSLVIRLVGLAVFAFATAFILLMMETLSAFLHALRLHWVEFQNKFYSGDGYKFEPFSFAALNDGED
- the LOC125191281 gene encoding protein NRT1/ PTR FAMILY 2.7-like produces the protein MESEAPALLRRALGGWITFPFFIATGGLLALASGLSVNLITFLKDEFHFEDASAAKITNYVNGTLAFIPIFAAIIADSFAGCFSVICFSSFISLLGVVLLLLSATVSHLRPPSCVKGSIFCKHPTPLQAGLLYLSLALLSVGDGGTRFTLASMGADQLDTTKHQGIFFNWYLFTLYLINFVSVTVMVYVEEHLGWGWGFTIFTMANLFGLVVFLCGTKFYRFVKPTASPFKSLACVIVAAIKKRKMSLSPQTGDYHHDGDGLNCPTPFFKFLNRAAVKSEEESSSKIVNPWKLCTVQQVEDLKRLVKIVPIWISGLILCIPIAVLMSFMIIQGKTMDNRLNSHFKIPVASIHLCSLIGTCVTIPLLDRLVFPLWVKLAPTRPPTHLQRIGIGHVITIVSSIVAALVEAKRLREARSHDLRVVPMSLLWLAPQLAIVGVSEGFHFAGQVAFCYQEFPASFKSTATAVVALTVAGGYYSSNLVIDAVQNATAWLPNNINKGRLDNVYWLCSGIGALNLVFYLVCASSYKYHKS